A genomic segment from Dietzia psychralcaliphila encodes:
- a CDS encoding diacylglycerol kinase has protein sequence MTARLSDRRIRTVALLTNPVAGGGRGDRVAHRAAERLRSHGLEVDSLRGSSAEESLDLARQAIAGGVDALAVCGGDGMVSLAVQAQAFTGVPIGIIPAGTGNDLAREYGVPLDSPEAAADVVAGGRVEQVDLGRATPDGGAPHVFASVLCAGLDSAVNRRVNEMTILGGPLRYVLASIIEFPTYRPRRFRMTFDPGEAGEETVEAEVLLSAFAITRSYGGDMMIAPDADRSDGLFDVCYVGRISRLRLAWHFRRIYSGTHVGLRGVTTRRCRAVRIEAQDVEAFADGDAVAPLPVNVEVLPGAGLFLVPRSLGHH, from the coding sequence CCAACCCGGTCGCCGGCGGTGGGCGTGGTGACCGTGTCGCCCACAGGGCTGCGGAGAGGCTGAGGTCCCACGGGCTGGAGGTCGACTCCCTGAGGGGTTCCAGTGCGGAGGAGTCCCTCGACCTGGCCCGGCAGGCGATCGCCGGCGGTGTGGACGCGCTCGCCGTGTGCGGCGGGGACGGGATGGTCTCGTTGGCCGTGCAGGCGCAGGCGTTCACGGGCGTCCCGATCGGCATCATCCCGGCGGGCACGGGAAACGATCTGGCCCGCGAGTACGGCGTCCCGCTGGACAGCCCCGAGGCGGCCGCGGACGTCGTCGCCGGCGGCCGCGTCGAGCAGGTGGACCTGGGCCGGGCCACCCCGGACGGCGGCGCCCCGCACGTCTTCGCCTCCGTCCTGTGCGCAGGGCTCGATTCGGCGGTCAACCGGCGCGTCAACGAGATGACGATCCTCGGCGGGCCACTGCGCTATGTCCTGGCCTCGATCATCGAGTTCCCGACATACCGGCCCCGTCGGTTCCGCATGACCTTCGACCCCGGCGAGGCTGGGGAGGAGACGGTGGAGGCAGAGGTCCTGCTCAGCGCGTTCGCCATCACCCGGAGTTATGGCGGCGACATGATGATCGCCCCCGACGCCGACCGGTCCGACGGGTTATTCGACGTCTGCTACGTCGGCAGGATCTCCAGACTTCGTCTGGCGTGGCATTTCCGCAGGATCTACTCCGGTACGCACGTGGGGCTCCGAGGGGTGACCACGCGTCGGTGCAGGGCGGTCCGGATCGAGGCGCAGGACGTGGAGGCCTTCGCGGACGGCGACGCCGTGGCGCCGCTCCCGGTGAACGTCGAGGTGTTGCCGGGGGCGGGACTGTTCCTCGTGCCGAGGTCACTCGGGCACCATTAG
- a CDS encoding CAP domain-containing protein, with amino-acid sequence MITSMRSRLTASLATIAVTSATLIGGGAATASAQALPPLIPQHVVDGLVSQARAAVPAEVWAAVGSTGMIYQDVSGGLREGIVREIDSYRVSRGLGALAPNQTLDREAQLWADRLAAQDAVYHNQALLNRGHGENIVAAGTHCGPVCLVDLWKNSPGHNDNLIDPGYRSAGMGIAFSAGGKVFVVHNFAY; translated from the coding sequence ATGATCACCTCCATGCGCTCCAGGCTCACCGCGTCACTCGCGACCATCGCCGTCACCTCCGCCACTCTGATCGGTGGCGGAGCCGCGACGGCCTCCGCCCAGGCTCTGCCGCCGCTCATCCCGCAGCACGTGGTGGACGGACTGGTCTCCCAGGCCCGTGCCGCGGTGCCCGCCGAGGTGTGGGCCGCGGTCGGATCGACCGGGATGATCTACCAGGACGTCTCAGGCGGGCTGCGCGAGGGCATCGTCCGGGAGATCGACTCCTACCGGGTGTCCAGGGGGCTCGGCGCGCTGGCCCCCAACCAGACTCTGGACCGCGAGGCTCAGTTGTGGGCCGACCGGCTCGCCGCCCAGGACGCCGTCTACCACAACCAGGCCCTGCTGAACCGCGGCCACGGGGAGAACATCGTTGCCGCCGGTACTCACTGCGGGCCGGTGTGCCTGGTTGACCTGTGGAAGAACTCGCCCGGCCACAACGACAACCTGATCGACCCCGGGTACCGTTCGGCGGGTATGGGGATCGCCTTCTCCGCGGGTGGCAAGGTGTTCGTGGTACACAACTTCGCGTACTGA